gtcattttagctctaaacatgacctataacgacctaatgagccttaaatgtgcataaatagattcgaatgagttttagaaagttaaaactatgtatattagtcatgtaataagaatcaaatgagtccttaggttctttagttcaaagttgggagcggaaatgtcattttagctctaaacatgacctataacgacctaatgagccttaaatgtgcataaatagattcgaatgagttttagaaagttttaactatgcatattagacatgtaataagaatcaaatgagtccttaggttttttagttcaaagttgggagcggaaatgtcattttagctctaaacatgacctgtaacgacctaatgagccttaaatgtgcataaatagattcgaatgagttttagaaagttttaactatgcatattaatcatgtaataagaatcaaatgagtccttaggttctttagttcaaagttgggagcggaaatgtcattttagctctaaacatgacctataacgacctaatgagccttaaatgtgcataaatagattcgaatgagttttagaaagttaaaactatgtatattagtcatgtaataagaatcaaatgagtccttaggttctttagttcaaagttgggagcggaaatgtcattttagctctaaacatgacctataacgacctaatgagccttaaatgtgcataaatagattcgaatgagttttagaaagttaaaactatgtatattagtcatgtaataagaatcaaatgagtccttaggttctttagttcaaagttgggagcggaaatgtcattttagctctaaacatgacctataacgacctaatgagccttaaatgtgcataaatagattcgaatgagttttagaaagttaaaactatgtatattagtcatgtaataagaatcaaatgagtccttaggttctttagttcaaagttgggagcggaaatgtcattttagctctaaacatgacctataacgacctaatgagccttaaatgtgcataaatagattcgaatgagttttagaaagttaaaactatgtatattagacatgtaataagaatcaaatgagtccttaggttctttagttcaaagttgggagcggaaatgtcattttagctctaaacatgacctataacgacctaatgagccttaaatgtgcataaatagattcgaatgagttttagaaagttaaaactatgtatattagtcatgtaataagaatcaaatgagtccttaggttctttagttcaaagttgggagcggaaatgtcattttagctctaaacatgacctataacgacctaatgagccttaaatgtgcataaatagattcgaatgagttttagaaagttaaaactatgtatattagacatgtaataagaatcaaatgagtccttaggttctttagttcaaagttgggagcggaaatgtcattttagctctaaacagaaGCAAACAGAGGAGAAACACACAGATGGAAGTGAAATTCTAAAGACCACCAGATCAGAATTCACATGCAACAGCAGCAAGACCAGCAGATtagtattcaaagcaataaattagcaaatccagcagacttgtaattatggaaaaattaaagaactttaccaaatccatgaagatataaacgcttccatctttgtgtctaaacaacctaagtaaataaatactcggttgtaaaaaacttagcccattgctcacgaaccacatctattTCCTCATCGGTATAAGGCGCATTTCTTGGAGTGTAAGCCTGAAATAAGTAACATGATAAGTAATGCTACTTGTAATTTAAGAATTCTACTACGTAAAAGTACTAGTATTAGTAGTTCAACTAACATATGGTAAAAGAACGAACATTGTCTAACCGCTCATCAGTGTTATGGTGTAACGTGACTATTTCatgcatgaacttcataacgtaatagccacactcgcgggcgccgacttgttgagcacactgatttggagataaatcataaattatatatccaagtagttacccaaaaaaaaaagtaaagctaATTAGTAAGCATGATATACCTTTACATGGAAGCCTTTCAACCCCTGCATAGTCGCTCTATTCGGACAAATCCCATCATTaaacttgtacacttggtatgccctggaagttgagtaaaacttcatgaatctgattcggcacgaaaagaaataacttaaaaagaatTGAAAGTAACTTACAAACACAAGATTCCCCATGCACTATTTTCTCGGTTGGAACCTATCGCAGAGTCGAAAATATACGCACAACCTCTACGTAGGTCTAACacgtacaaaatccaatgattTCTGCATTATATATAAATGTTATTGCAACCTTATGCATGAAAATAACAATAACATAGCTATTTACCAAATATCGATCAATCTCTAACACTTACTCTTGATGGTATGGGATCAAAAACCACTTGGTAATGTTAGGATCACCcttcttctccttttcaatttcagcatTGAAAACTACTTTCAAATACATTGATGCAGCCTGAGGGTTGGCCTTGATTCTAGAGCTTGACATTGCCTCGGGACAAACAAACCCAATCTGAGAGTTGTCAAATGCAAAGGTGTGTTCGTGGAATAAACACCTACAAAGTAAATGTATaatgcaaaaatttcaaaaactattatagttgacaaaaccaaaaacaaaaatatcgaTGGAAAAGTTTACATCATATAGACTTGGATCACTGAAATGTTGAGGCACGCCCCTCTAAGGAACTCTTCAACGTCAACCTCATTTACATAAGTTTGTCGATCTTCGTCATAATGCCAAACCGAAGCGGGcaatgggattgaagtatttttATATACATCACCGGGCGCCGTATTGATGATAAACTTCAAATAATTGCATGATgggccaagaccttgaattgtgTCGTCTGCCAAATTTTGCTTCTTACTTTTGGCGGCTGATTCTTCAGTtttacgatcacaactacctACCATCTCTTTGGCCGTCTTAGAGTTCTTCGACTTCGATTTCGACTCCAACTTATTTGAGCATGAATTTTCCTGTAACAATAATGTTAAGCTAGCATGAAAAGTTCAGTTTTGATTTCAGTGTTGAAGCACAGGGGAGTGGGAAGCATATGGTTTACCTTGGCCGTTAACTTCAGTGTTGTCTTCTCTTTGGACCCTAAATCAAGTGTTGCCTTCTCTTTGACAATTAATTCTGTTGTCTTATCTTTGACAACTAATTCTGTTGTCTTCTCTTTgacaattaattcgtttttcttCTCTTTGGAGCTACCaaccacctcttcaaaaatctgACTCCTGGACTTCTTTGTTGGGCGTGGAGTAGAGTACTCCTAAACAGAGGTAGAAACCAAAGGAGTTCAAGGCTCTGAATCTAATTCTAAACAGATGCATAACGCAATGAAtgacaattaataataaaaaaagttatACCTCGTCTTCTTCGAAAATCACCAAGTGAATTGGCCATTGCACAAAACTAGCAAGAGCCCTGCCTAAGTTATTGAATCCATCTCCAGTAGGTACCGGAAGAGTGTCATCATCATGTCCGTCGTAAATACAATCAACTTGGACCTTATAATGACTAGGCTTCATCGATCTAAAGTGTTGGTGCAACGAACCATCCAATGGGTACGCCATACCATCTGCCACTTTCACTTTGTTACCCAAAACTTTATCCTCAAGGGCAAGACGACATGGAGTTATGGCCTTCAcaaataaatttacaaaatttcagAAATCACTACAAAGTACAATATTAAAAACCTAGCTAGGGGTGTTTTGAGTGTATGCACTATAGAGAATATATACCTTCAGCTCGCGTGGTTGCTGCGATGAACTCGGACAACAGGTTACGAGTGCACGGTTAACATCAAACTCATCACTTACAAGAGCAGAATCAAGTGCGGGGGTAGAGAGGGTGTGTAGTTGACCGGTTGCTTTCAATGTGGCTAGTTGGTTTTGGAGGGCCTCCGCCACCTTTCTCTCTAATTGATCTTCAAACTCCCTTCTCACCGAAGCTCTGATTGATTCGATAGCCTCCGGTGATGGTTCAATATGGCCACATCTACTACTTCGGTCTATTGGACCGAAAGAAACTTTGTAACCGACATTAACTCCACCTGTTGCCTTGACACGCCCACGGTGATCCTTTTTTCCCATAGCCTTGGTGAGGGCATCTTCTCCCTGGGTGAatgaaatatttccttttccctcTTCTTCTATGTACTCCAACTATaagaattaggaaagtaaaaattagATGGTATACATGATGGAAAGGAGAAGCAATCTTAGCAATAGAactaggaattaggaaagaaaagGATATAGAACGTAAAATTTCATATGCACTTACAGCCATCTTAGCAATATTTACGGCTTCTTTATCATTCGGGTCAACTTCCCACTTTCCCTCTTTGTTTTTAACTTGATGAGCCAAGATCCACTCTACTGATCTAAACTTCTTAAATCTATCTGGCGCTGTGGTGAGTGATGAGGTCACTGAGGAGGAGCCACTTGAGAGGGTTAAAGCTGCCTCTGGCGGTAGTCGCCCATCATTTATCCACTCTGGTCTCTTTCTAACATAACCCTTTTGGCCTGTGCGATGTGGGTGCTTGTTTTGTAATGCACTTTTACTTGCTTTTTCTCTACGAACCTGTCAAAAAACACATAAAGAACATGTCGAACATTTAAAGATGGCAACaacaaactaatcatataattatataaaaaaatatctagCAAAGTAAATTCATTATTACCAACATCTCCGGCTTGTTTCGTTCTATCACAAATGTtttccaatcatcctctgtgaTTTGATGGTAGATGTCCCAAGGCATGTCATTTGTCTGATGTTTCggcattttttctttcttagttATCCAACGCCGCGTTAACCTGGACTTGAAAGCTCCAAAGCGTTTCGCCACACAcatatgaaaatatttttctctccttttagcCGGATCATCAATAATGTGGAACAGAAGCTGTTAATTTTATGGATAAGAGATTGTTAGAAACGTATGCTACACAAATAGATAATCTAGGAGAATACAAATCAAGTTTTTATTCAATGTTTACCTTGGTCTCCTCCCAAAACCCCTTCTTTGTGTGTTCATCTAACGTTGAATATTCTTTGACATTAATGTTAATTCTAGCAGCACAAGACCCAACTTGCTTCCCGTATTCTCCTGACCATTCTCCATCGGGGATTCCATATTGATTATACTGAAGATGCATAGGCTTTTTGGCTTGAACTCCTTTTGACGGACCACGGAATTTGGTCTTTTTACTAGTGTTGGTACCTTGTGATTCCCCCGTAGGATGACTAGCTCCATCAATTCCCTGTATTTCATTATCACGATGATCATCCATGGTAGCTACGGTCCTGCAACAAAGAAAAGAGAGCAATACTTAGTAAAGGGagcaatacttagaaaagagagcaaaatgctacaattggccatttacaaagctatacctaaaataatggccttatggtattacacctaacatgcaaaacaaccccaaatcaaacctcacctaaaaaaacaacccaaaaaaaaatcataactcaccagttctacgcactgatctgcacagctcagatcagaactgtgcagatcaatgcacagaactgatcagaactgaccagttctgtgcactgatctgcacagttctgatctgaactgtgcagatcaatgcacagaactgatcagaactgaccagttctgtgcactgatctgcacagttctgatctgagctgtgcagatcagtgcacagaactgatcagaactgaccagttttgtgcactgatctgcacagttctgatctgagctgtgcagatcaatgcacagaactgatcagaactgaccagttctgtgcactgatctgcacagttctgatctgagctgtgcagatcagtgcacagaactgatcagaactgaccagttctgtgcactgatctgcacagttctgatctgagctgtgcagatcagtgcacagaactgatcagaactgaccagttctgtgcactgatctgcacagttctgatctgagctgtgcagatcagtgcacataactgcacagttctgtgcactgatctgcacagttctgatctgagctgtgcagatcagtgcacataactgcacagttctgatcagtgcATATTCCTTGTGCTACTTGCAGTTCTCGTGGATTGATAAAATGCAATATATGTCAAGGTGGCGGCTCTCTTCTTGCTCGCAATATTGCAACCATCAAATGGTAAGAGTTGCATTTTGTTATACTGTGGGATATGTTACCAATCTTTATTAGTTATTCTCTCTCTGTATTCCCATATTAATCTGTTCCACAAGTTTCTTATCTATTAATTtgaggagttttttttttctttttttctttttgtgacACTGCTCTTGAAGAATTGGAGAAGCTTATAAATAGTTATTTAGTTGTGGTTAGCAAAATGAAGTCATGGGCAAGTAGACAACGGGTAGGTTGTGTATACATTATGTcttgtttttttatattaagggcaaaatgctacaattggccatttacaaagctatacctaaaataatggccttatggtattacacctaacatgcaaaacaatcccaaatcaaacctcacctaaaaaaacaacccaaaaaaaaatcataactcaccagttctacgcactgatctgcacagctcagatcagaactgtgcagatcaatgcacagaactgatcagaactgaccagttctgtgcactgatctgcacagttctgatctgaactgtgcagatcaatgcacagaactgatcagaactgaccagttctgtgcactgatctgcacagttctgatctgagctgtgcagatcaatgcacagaactgatcagaactgaccagttttgtgcactgatctgcacagttctgatctgagctgtgcagatcagtgcacagaactgatcagaactgaccagttctgtgcactgatctgcacagttctgatctgagctgtgcagatcagtgcacagaactgatcagaactgaccagttctgtgcactgatctgcacagttctgatctgagttgtgcagatcagtgcacataactgcacagttctgatcagttttgtccactgatctgcacagttctgatctgggcagtgcagatcagtgcacagaacagaactgatcagtgcaCTGAGAAGCTAAAACAGTACTTCACTGAGTTGATTAGTGCATCATCAACCACCAGAAAGCAAACATCAGAAACTAAGTTACCAATCACAAAGCCATGCAAACAAGAACAGGTAATTGATATTATTAGACAAAATGTACTGAAAACTAACCTAGGAAAATTCAACTGCAATTTCTGCAACCTGTGCTTGGAACCTGGCTCACATAAGAGGATACGACATTCACCAAGTTTACACCTGTGTGAAAAAAGCAGATAAAGTTAGTCAAGTTATTAGAAGTATCAGACTCTCAGTAACTTAAATAGGAGGGATAAAGTAGGAGACTATCACTGCAATTCCTCTTCACAATACAAGTGGCAATTGattggggttgaatttttagaaaaaaaatatgaattaatATCCACAAGTATCCTTCACTATTCAAATTTAAGTAGTCAAGATAACAAAAATTCCAAGGCGCACAGGCTTTCAGATATGAATAGAAAGAACAAAGTCAAAAACTTCAACAATGCATCAGAAGTGAAGCCCGAACTTACACATGTATGTTTCAATTACGATTCGTAACCCATATTCCTTCCGTATGATCTGTAcgcatatgattagtattatttgcatcCTCCTCTTCTGGCAATGGTTGAACAACCATTGGTAACGGAGGTGTGTCATCATACTCATCATACTCATCTTCATctacaacatcatcaatacccaaAATATGTCTTTTTCCTTGGGCAACAACACGCCATCTAGGATCAATATTGTCAACCACATAAAAAACTTGCTTAGCTAgtgatgctagaatgaatggctcgtcACTGTCACTTAGTCGATCAAAATTCACCAAGGTTAAACCCGGGAAAATTTCATCTCGCTTCACACcattttggttgttagcccactgacaccgaaaaacagggatcacaaaataggtataatcaagctcccatatttcttcgataacaccataatatgattgtgttgAATCAACCGGCCTTTTATCCTTAGCGCTTGCATAGACCCTAGATGATGCAACAACCTTTACTCCACTATTTTGCACTACACTCTTTTCATCTTGCcttctagtgtagaatgtgaacccattgatatcatatccttcaaaagatcgaacacatagtcgaggacctcgagataaccacttgatcgtatcagaaacatcatggtcttgtttctttccaacttccttcttaaaccattcaataaatgtgcaattatgttcccgcatcaacgctctttccttcaacttaggattacaatgttgcaattcaagcagatgcttttctaaataaggatgaacctctgtaagatgctgcaacacacaaagatgtgccttATTCTTCCTCTCCGATGGAGGAGAtatcacatttttaccaattactcCCTCCCCTGCGAGCCTACCAACATGTCGAGATTTTGGAAGTCCTATTGGTTCAAGGCTTGACAAAAACTCAGCTAGATATCCAGAAATCTCTTCTTTaaggactccccgaatgatactaccctctggattagccggattccttgctttgtcctttaaagtcttaaaaaatctctcaaaaggatacatccatcttaagaacaccggaccacataacttgacttcgcgaactaaatggacaatcaaatgcaccattatatcaaagaaagaaggcggaaaatacatttcaaatcgacatagagtttcaacaacatcattgtgcaaagcatccaaagtctccggatcaatcaccttagcacatatggaattgaaaaacaaacaaagttttgttataacatgtctcacgtgtttcggcaatatcccacgaagtgcaattggcaaaaatacattaatcagtgcatgacaatcatgagacttcataccaatcaacctaaggtccgagagagacactaggcgcttaacattcgacgaatatcccgagggaaccttaatgccatgtaagcactcacaaaacttcttcttctcctttctcgacattgtgtaacacgctggaggcagaaaggtctttgtaccatccttttttttaacaggccacaaatctggtcgaatattcttctttttcatatctttccgcacattctcattgtccttgGTCTTTCCTGGTATGTTTAGCAAAGTCCCGATGATAGAatcgcacacatttttctcaatatgcattacatcgagacaatgcctaaccgacaaatctttccagtagggaagatcccataatggagacactttcttccataaaacaccctttttagacttggacttgaagcacttaccgtatttggtttcaacatttttgatacgttcataaacttgtgatcctgtcaaaggtgtacgagctactccttcctcggtgaacccattgaattccttcttcttcttacgataaggatgatatcgactaaggtgcttcctgaaatctgggtagatatttttcttgaaatgatccaaccgtgtgggcttcatgtcctcttcacatatagggcatgcttgttctcctttggttttgtacctagacaagtttccataggccggaaaatcatttatggtacagaaaaccattgcccgcaatgtaaagtttgagttggtgtgagcatcgaacattggaacaccttcattccacaacaatttcaaatcatctatgagtggagcGAGATACACATCTATATCATGTCCTGGCTGCTTAGGCCCTGAGATGAGGAGTGACAACATGATATACTTGCGTTTCATACACAACCATGGAGGAAGATTGTAAATtgcaagaagaaccggccaagtgctatgctgactactcagagagccgtatggattcatcccatctgtacatagagcaagtctcagatttctaacctccttgccaaattcaggatacttcttatcaatagttctccattgaggagaatcagccggatgtctaaggaattcatctttcttcctcccttccgcatgccacctcagatacttagcattcttctttacggagaacaagcgctcaaacctaggtatgatCGGAAGATACCACAATACCTTGGCGGGCGGTCCCCTCTTAGCTGAATTGGCCCCTTTACGCTTGTAACGCGACATAGAACACGTTGgacacttatccaaattttcatactcttttctgtaaagaatacaatcatttgggcaagcatctatcttgacggcctctaagcctaagggattcgtcaatttgttggcataataggcagaggtgggaatgtcattgccatcgggaaaccaaagacctaatcgtttcaataatttcgtgaaactttcttcggtccaaccactctccgctttcaagttggaaagtgatgccacacattctaacaatttgaattttgtacacccAGGGTACAAAGGCGTCTCAACAGCCTTTAATACCTGCTCGAGTATGTGAGGTCGTCCATTCAAGTGATCTTTCACCGCAtccatcatttcatttatttcattatcttcttgctcatcatcatccatctcattattctcagaaatatcagaatcactctcatcactctcatcactctctgccagaacatcaaattcattcacactagaacttggacgatcaagtattttctcaccatgc
This sequence is a window from Spinacia oleracea cultivar Varoflay chromosome 1, BTI_SOV_V1, whole genome shotgun sequence. Protein-coding genes within it:
- the LOC130465825 gene encoding uncharacterized protein isoform X3 produces the protein MAYPLDGSLHQHFRSMKPSHYKVQVDCIYDGHDDDTLPVPTGDGFNNLGRALASFVQWPIHLVIFEEDEEYSTPRPTKKSRSQIFEEVVGSSKEKKNELIVKEKTTELVVKDKTTELIVKEKATLDLGSKEKTTLKLTAKENSCSNKLESKSKSKNSKTAKEMVGSCDRKTEESAAKSKKQNLADDTIQGLGPSCNYLKFIINTAPGDVYKNTSIPLPASVWHYDEDRQTYVNEVDVEEFLRGACLNISVIQVYMMCLFHEHTFAFDNSQIGFVCPEAMSSSRIKANPQAASMYLKVVFNAEIEKEKKGDPNITKWFLIPYHQEAYQVYKFNDGICPNRATMQGLKGFHVKCAQQVGARECGYYVMKFMHEIVTLHHNTDERLDNAYTPRNAPYTDEEIDVVREQWAKFFTTEYLFT
- the LOC130465825 gene encoding uncharacterized protein isoform X1, producing MAYPLDGSLHQHFRSMKPSHYKVQVDCIYDGHDDDTLPVPTGDGFNNLGRALASFVQWPIHLVIFEEDEEYSTPRPTKKSRSQIFEEVVGSSKEKKNELIVKEKTTELVVKDKTTELIVKEKATLDLGSKEKTTLKLTAKENSCSNKLESKSKSKNSKTAKEMVGSCDRKTEESAAKSKKQNLADDTIQGLGPSCNYLKFIINTAPGDVYKNTSIPLPASVWHYDEDRQTYVNEVDVEEFLRGACLNISVIQVYMMCLFHEHTFAFDNSQIGFVCPEAMSSSRIKANPQAASMYLKVVFNAEIEKEKKGDPNITKWFLIPYHQENHWILYVLDLRRGCAYIFDSAIGSNRENSAWGILCLAYQVYKFNDGICPNRATMQGLKGFHVKCAQQVGARECGYYVMKFMHEIVTLHHNTDERLDNAYTPRNAPYTDEEIDVVREQWAKFFTTEYLFT
- the LOC130465825 gene encoding uncharacterized protein isoform X2 — translated: MAYPLDGSLHQHFRSMKPSHYKVQVDCIYDGHDDDTLPVPTGDGFNNLGRALASFVQWPIHLVIFEEDEEYSTPRPTKKSRSQIFEEVVGSSKEKKNELIVKEKTTELVVKDKTTELIVKEKATLDLGSKEKTTLKLTAKENSCSNKLESKSKSKNSKTAKEMVGSCDRKTEESAAKSKKQNLADDTIQGLGPSCNYLKFIINTAPGDVYKNTSIPLPASVWHYDEDRQTYVNEVDVEEFLRGACLNISVIQVYMMCLFHEHTFAFDNSQIGFVCPEAMSSSRIKANPQAASMYLKVVFNAEIEKEKKGDPNITKWFLIPYHQENHWILYVLDLRRGCAYIFDSAIGSNRENSAWGILCLAYQVYKFNDGICPNRATMQGLKGFHVKCAQQVGARECGYYVMKFMHEIVTLHHNTDERLTLQEMRLIPMRK
- the LOC130463892 gene encoding uncharacterized protein, which produces MDDHRDNEIQGIDGASHPTGESQGTNTSKKTKFRGPSKGVQAKKPMHLQYNQYGIPDGEWSGEYGKQVGSCAARININVKEYSTLDEHTKKGFWEETKLLFHIIDDPAKRREKYFHMCVAKRFGAFKSRLTRRWITKKEKMPKHQTNDMPWDIYHQITEDDWKTFVIERNKPEMLVRREKASKSALQNKHPHRTGQKGYVRKRPEWINDGRLPPEAALTLSSGSSSVTSSLTTAPDRFKKFRSVEWILAHQVKNKEGKWEVDPNDKEAVNIAKMALEYIEEEGKGNISFTQGEDALTKAMGKKDHRGRVKATGGVNVGYKVSFGPIDRSSRCGHIEPSPEAIESIRASVRREFEDQLERKVAEALQNQLATLKATGQLHTLSTPALDSALVSDEFDVNRALVTCCPSSSQQPRELKVYILYSAYTQNTPS